From a region of the Microbacterium sp. nov. GSS16 genome:
- a CDS encoding GNAT family N-acetyltransferase, with protein MSSTPDAADFVFLDEKDASRCTLTRDGELVSVLDYRDDGTTVAMTRAYTIPTHRGHGYAARVVAGAVAEIEARGDRRIDPVCWYVADWFDAHPDKRHLLRRR; from the coding sequence GTGAGTTCAACCCCGGATGCCGCCGATTTCGTGTTCCTCGACGAGAAGGATGCCTCGCGCTGCACTCTCACGCGCGACGGCGAACTGGTAAGCGTGCTCGACTATCGCGACGACGGCACGACCGTCGCGATGACCCGGGCGTACACGATCCCGACGCACCGCGGGCACGGATATGCCGCCAGGGTGGTGGCGGGCGCCGTCGCCGAGATCGAGGCTCGCGGCGACCGCCGGATCGACCCCGTGTGCTGGTACGTCGCCGACTGGTTCGACGCGCATCCCGACAAGCGGCATCTGCTGCGGCGCCGCTGA
- a CDS encoding winged helix-turn-helix domain-containing protein — MSNTALLERPVTAPVRVVSPADAAADLPSVRSPRGFALYVGIDEIKAASAGVSLPVLVDALRRTLAELAPGAETHATVALAPQSAGGRDLDVVRLALHEPGAIARANAAVEEEKDEESGVVVDISRKRVLLDGESASFTYKEFELLQYLVLREGRTIERSELVSALWQASSDEEAPGERTIDVHVRRLRAKLGRHEDIVRTVRGVGYRFDRHADVSIRYGHGAPSPDRF; from the coding sequence ATGTCGAACACCGCCCTCCTCGAGCGTCCCGTCACCGCCCCCGTCCGCGTCGTCTCCCCCGCAGACGCCGCCGCCGATCTCCCCTCCGTCCGCTCGCCGCGCGGATTCGCGCTCTACGTCGGCATCGACGAGATCAAGGCCGCATCGGCCGGCGTGAGCCTCCCCGTGCTCGTCGACGCGCTGCGCCGCACGCTCGCCGAGCTCGCTCCTGGCGCCGAGACGCACGCCACCGTCGCCCTCGCGCCGCAGTCGGCCGGCGGCCGCGACCTCGACGTCGTGCGCCTCGCCCTGCACGAGCCCGGCGCGATCGCCCGTGCCAACGCCGCTGTAGAGGAGGAGAAGGACGAGGAGTCCGGCGTGGTCGTCGACATCTCCCGCAAGCGCGTGCTGCTCGACGGCGAGTCCGCCTCGTTCACCTACAAGGAGTTCGAGCTGCTGCAGTACCTCGTGCTTCGCGAAGGCCGCACCATCGAGCGCAGCGAGCTCGTCTCGGCCCTGTGGCAGGCGTCGTCCGACGAAGAGGCGCCCGGCGAGCGCACCATCGACGTGCACGTGCGTCGCCTGCGCGCCAAGCTCGGCCGCCACGAAGACATCGTGCGCACCGTGCGCGGCGTCGGGTACCGCTTCGACCGTCACGCCGACGTGTCGATCCGCTACGGTCACGGCGCCCCCTCGCCCGACCGCTTCTGA
- a CDS encoding phosphorylase family protein, giving the protein MRLLVAALASELQAFPAELPGFDRLVTGPGKLMAAYGLTRALDAKRYDEIVVVGTAGAVDDSVESGIYDVSAAIQHDVQDLDGVVGQHVSLPSRVETGRDGVTIATGDIFVDDADAVARIRGLGGVLVDMETFSFIWVAQKFDVPIRVMRVVSDRAQDGATQVWDDVVAACSAKLWEHMRSEYPL; this is encoded by the coding sequence GTGAGACTTCTCGTCGCCGCCCTGGCATCCGAACTTCAGGCCTTCCCCGCCGAGCTCCCCGGCTTCGACCGGCTGGTGACCGGCCCCGGCAAGCTCATGGCCGCCTACGGGCTGACCCGCGCACTCGACGCGAAGCGCTATGACGAGATCGTCGTGGTCGGCACCGCCGGCGCGGTGGACGACTCGGTCGAGTCGGGGATCTACGACGTGAGCGCGGCGATCCAGCACGACGTGCAGGATCTCGACGGCGTGGTCGGACAGCACGTGTCGCTGCCCTCGCGGGTCGAGACCGGCCGTGACGGCGTGACCATCGCGACGGGCGACATCTTCGTGGACGACGCCGACGCCGTGGCGCGCATCCGTGGACTCGGCGGCGTGCTCGTCGACATGGAGACGTTCTCGTTCATCTGGGTGGCGCAGAAGTTCGACGTGCCGATCCGGGTGATGCGCGTCGTCTCGGACCGCGCTCAAGACGGCGCGACGCAGGTGTGGGATGACGTCGTCGCGGCGTGCAGCGCGAAGCTTTGGGAGCACATGCGCAGCGAGTACCCGCTCTGA
- a CDS encoding DNA-3-methyladenine glycosylase family protein, with translation MTLMTDAPAPARESVYRPGHPLDLHRTVGMLRRGGSDPAMIIDGGRIWMAFRTDAGVATLCLRQASGEVHAAAWGPGAAEALDTVPRLCGSDDDDSGFVVGHARLEDVARRHPGIRMARTDRVFDALVCAIIEQKVTGMQAFGAWRYLVSRFGERAPGPTPRPMFASPSHEVWRGIPSWQWHRAAVEPPQSRTIVAAARRGASVERATLAAVDGADRDRVLTSLHGVGAWTSAETRIRALGDPDAVSVGDYHLAHEVGFALTGHRTDDDGMLELLAPWTGHRQRIIRLIWASGSREPRRGARLAPEDHRGH, from the coding sequence ATGACCCTGATGACGGATGCTCCCGCGCCTGCGCGCGAGAGCGTCTACCGGCCGGGGCATCCGCTCGACCTGCATCGCACGGTCGGGATGCTCCGCCGCGGCGGGTCCGATCCCGCGATGATCATCGACGGCGGACGCATCTGGATGGCTTTCCGGACGGATGCCGGGGTCGCCACCCTCTGTCTCCGGCAGGCCTCCGGCGAGGTGCACGCAGCCGCCTGGGGCCCGGGAGCCGCAGAGGCGCTCGACACCGTTCCGCGGCTCTGCGGCTCGGACGACGACGATTCGGGGTTCGTCGTCGGCCACGCCAGGCTCGAGGACGTCGCGCGGCGGCACCCGGGCATCCGGATGGCGCGAACCGATCGTGTCTTCGACGCCCTCGTCTGCGCGATCATCGAGCAGAAGGTCACTGGCATGCAGGCGTTCGGGGCGTGGCGGTACCTCGTGAGCCGATTCGGCGAGCGCGCGCCCGGCCCGACCCCGCGGCCCATGTTCGCCTCCCCCTCACACGAGGTGTGGCGGGGGATTCCGTCGTGGCAATGGCACCGGGCGGCGGTCGAGCCGCCGCAGTCGCGCACGATCGTCGCCGCCGCGCGGCGCGGCGCCAGCGTCGAGCGCGCGACTCTCGCCGCAGTCGACGGGGCCGACCGCGACCGCGTGCTGACGAGCCTGCACGGCGTCGGTGCGTGGACCTCCGCCGAGACGCGCATCCGTGCGCTGGGCGACCCCGATGCCGTCAGCGTCGGCGACTATCACCTCGCGCACGAGGTCGGCTTCGCGCTCACCGGTCACCGCACCGACGACGACGGGATGCTCGAGCTGCTCGCCCCGTGGACCGGGCACCGGCAGCGCATCATCCGGCTGATCTGGGCATCCGGATCCCGCGAGCCGCGCCGCGGCGCCCGCCTCGCCCCCGAAGACCACCGCGGCCACTGA
- a CDS encoding iron ABC transporter ATP-binding protein yields MITISDVRRHYSSEVAIGPVDLVIPEGGITALIGPNGAGKSTLLTMVGRLMGMDAGSIEIAGFDVALTKSADLAKVVSILRQENHFVTRLTVRQLVGFGRFPHSKGRLTRADEEIISRSIDFLDLGLLEHRYLDELSGGQRQRAYVAMVLAQDTDVVLLDEPLNNLDMKHTVTMMAQLRRAADELRRTIVIVLHDINFAGHYADRICAMKDGQVVEFGTPAEIMTGEVLTRVFETPVQVIDGPHGPLAVYY; encoded by the coding sequence GTGATCACCATCTCGGATGTGCGTCGTCACTACTCGAGCGAGGTCGCGATCGGCCCCGTCGACCTCGTCATCCCCGAGGGCGGCATCACCGCCCTCATCGGACCGAACGGCGCCGGCAAGTCGACGCTGCTCACCATGGTCGGACGGCTGATGGGGATGGATGCCGGATCCATCGAGATCGCCGGCTTCGACGTGGCATTGACGAAGTCGGCCGACCTCGCAAAGGTCGTGTCCATCCTGCGGCAGGAGAACCACTTCGTCACCCGGCTGACGGTGCGTCAGCTGGTGGGCTTCGGTCGCTTCCCGCACTCGAAGGGGCGACTGACCCGCGCCGATGAAGAGATCATCAGCCGCTCGATCGACTTCCTCGACCTCGGCCTGCTCGAGCACCGCTACCTCGACGAGCTGTCCGGCGGGCAGCGCCAGCGTGCGTATGTGGCGATGGTGCTCGCTCAGGACACCGACGTCGTGCTGCTCGACGAGCCGCTGAACAACCTCGACATGAAGCATACGGTCACCATGATGGCGCAGCTGCGCCGCGCGGCCGACGAGCTGCGGCGCACGATCGTGATCGTGCTGCACGACATCAACTTCGCCGGTCACTACGCCGACCGCATCTGCGCGATGAAGGACGGCCAGGTCGTCGAGTTCGGCACCCCGGCGGAGATCATGACCGGCGAGGTGCTCACCCGCGTGTTCGAGACTCCGGTGCAGGTGATCGACGGCCCGCACGGGCCACTGGCCGTGTACTACTGA
- a CDS encoding AAA family ATPase: MQLHRLEIEGFGPFRERQSIDFDAFADDGIFLIAGRTGAGKSSILDAVCFGLYGGVPRYEKGGERRLRSDHCEPDDITEVVVEFSTVAGRYRVARSPEYQRPAKRGGGLTKQAAAVSLEELTDAGWVGIASRAVDVANELNEILQLTQEQFLQVILLAQNRFADFLLADSRERQALLRRLFGTERFADYQARFDEHRREAESALGGSRASVDARLDEAERIVADAELWGDDAAASPETTDARIEHLRLAIARADYRVERLGAERDAAEKALASADAALTTLKEQRQAQSERERARSALAALDAQADEIADATTRRDRARAAAALRPLIVAATRASVARAAAAQTEQRAVAAADPLRTDQEAVAQKATRPDAAAHRAKPDRIRAVEYRELASERTRECGAWQQAAELEAGAARRAADLMAAQTAATAATDALAALEAERDALPAEIDALTTERDAARRDGDQLGSATQAVALAEKQHAGAVDAERLRAAVAAAASTESDASDAHTRAQGELAQLRRRRLDGYAGELATALVDGEPCAVCGSTAHPAPAAHADPVSADDIAAAEVARDAATTAERAASRALAERTAELAAAVERSGGLGVDDASAQLAQALAARDAAAAAAARAGQLSDRLDGLQRSLADLERRRTAASEALAACRTELSLAEQRSADADAAIERARGDHDTVADRLAEAREQIALATAAADAIQAHADAAEHERAAVAELAEALEASVFDDATEAEQAMLGASELSALDERITAYAVDVTKERALLLDLEMRMLPDEPIDLAAAEQEALRARAAWQDAVDADSQARSVQRGLTATVDSAAHAHEASAEQAAEFEVIRGLADALAGRSGNTHKMNLETFVLAAELEEIVAAANLRLQDMSDGRYQLRHSDALAARGAASGLGIVVFDAFTGQTRPAKSLSGGETFLSSLALALGLAEVVTARAGGIRLDTLFIDEGFGSLDADTLETAMRTLDELRQGGRTVGVISHVEAMQEQIPAQLSVRTLPDGHSVIDAPRRSS, encoded by the coding sequence ATGCAGCTGCATCGCCTCGAGATCGAGGGGTTCGGGCCATTCCGCGAGCGCCAGAGCATCGACTTCGACGCTTTCGCCGACGACGGCATCTTCCTGATCGCGGGGCGGACGGGCGCCGGCAAGTCGAGCATCCTCGACGCGGTCTGCTTCGGACTGTACGGCGGAGTGCCCCGCTACGAGAAGGGCGGCGAGAGGCGGCTGCGCAGCGACCACTGCGAACCCGACGACATCACCGAGGTCGTCGTCGAGTTCAGCACGGTCGCCGGCCGGTATCGCGTCGCGCGCTCGCCCGAGTACCAGCGACCGGCCAAGCGCGGCGGAGGGCTCACCAAGCAGGCCGCCGCAGTCTCGCTGGAAGAGCTCACGGACGCTGGCTGGGTGGGGATCGCATCTCGCGCCGTCGACGTCGCGAACGAGCTGAATGAGATCCTCCAGCTCACCCAAGAGCAGTTCCTGCAGGTCATCCTGCTCGCGCAGAACAGGTTCGCCGACTTCCTGCTCGCCGACAGTCGCGAACGCCAGGCGCTGCTGCGCCGCCTGTTCGGCACCGAGCGGTTCGCCGACTACCAGGCGCGTTTCGACGAGCATCGGCGCGAGGCCGAGAGCGCGCTCGGCGGCAGCAGAGCGTCGGTCGACGCGCGCCTCGACGAGGCCGAGCGCATCGTCGCCGACGCCGAGCTGTGGGGCGACGATGCGGCTGCCTCGCCTGAGACGACGGATGCCAGGATCGAGCATCTTCGCCTCGCCATCGCCCGCGCCGACTACCGTGTCGAGCGGCTCGGTGCCGAGCGGGATGCTGCCGAGAAGGCGCTGGCGTCGGCCGACGCGGCGCTGACGACACTGAAAGAGCAGCGTCAGGCGCAATCCGAGCGCGAACGTGCGCGCTCGGCGCTGGCGGCGCTGGACGCGCAGGCAGACGAGATCGCGGATGCCACGACTCGGCGTGATCGCGCCCGCGCGGCCGCAGCTCTGCGCCCTCTCATCGTCGCGGCGACCCGGGCATCCGTCGCTCGAGCCGCCGCAGCGCAGACCGAGCAGCGAGCCGTCGCCGCCGCGGATCCCCTTCGCACAGACCAGGAAGCGGTTGCGCAGAAGGCGACCCGACCGGACGCTGCCGCGCACCGCGCGAAACCCGACCGCATACGCGCCGTCGAGTACCGCGAGCTGGCATCCGAGCGCACTCGAGAGTGCGGTGCCTGGCAGCAGGCAGCCGAGCTCGAGGCCGGTGCAGCCCGGCGCGCCGCAGACCTGATGGCGGCGCAGACCGCGGCGACCGCGGCGACCGATGCGCTCGCCGCCCTCGAGGCCGAGCGCGACGCGCTTCCGGCCGAGATCGACGCGCTGACCACCGAGCGCGACGCGGCCCGACGCGACGGCGACCAGCTCGGCAGCGCCACTCAGGCCGTGGCGCTGGCCGAGAAGCAGCACGCGGGCGCCGTCGATGCCGAGCGGCTGCGTGCGGCGGTGGCCGCAGCGGCGTCGACCGAGTCCGACGCGTCCGATGCGCACACCCGCGCTCAAGGCGAGCTCGCGCAGCTGCGCCGGCGCCGTCTCGACGGCTACGCCGGCGAACTCGCCACGGCCCTCGTCGACGGCGAGCCCTGCGCCGTGTGCGGCTCGACCGCGCACCCGGCTCCGGCCGCGCACGCCGACCCGGTGTCGGCCGACGACATCGCCGCCGCCGAGGTCGCGCGAGACGCGGCCACGACCGCCGAGCGCGCCGCATCGCGCGCCCTCGCCGAGCGCACCGCCGAACTCGCCGCCGCCGTCGAGCGCTCCGGCGGACTCGGCGTCGACGACGCGAGCGCACAGCTCGCCCAGGCCCTCGCCGCCCGCGATGCCGCGGCAGCCGCCGCCGCACGCGCCGGGCAGCTCAGCGACAGGCTCGACGGGCTGCAGCGCAGTCTCGCAGACCTTGAACGGCGCCGGACAGCGGCATCCGAGGCGCTCGCCGCATGCCGCACCGAGCTGTCGCTCGCCGAGCAGCGCAGCGCCGACGCCGACGCCGCGATCGAGCGCGCTCGGGGAGATCACGACACGGTCGCCGACCGGCTGGCCGAGGCACGAGAGCAGATCGCGCTCGCCACCGCGGCCGCCGACGCGATCCAGGCGCACGCGGACGCCGCCGAGCACGAGCGCGCCGCAGTCGCCGAGCTCGCCGAAGCGCTCGAAGCCTCCGTCTTCGACGACGCGACCGAGGCTGAGCAGGCCATGCTCGGCGCCTCGGAGCTCTCGGCCCTCGACGAGCGCATCACTGCCTACGCGGTGGACGTGACGAAAGAACGTGCGCTCCTGCTCGACCTCGAGATGCGCATGCTTCCCGACGAGCCGATCGACCTCGCGGCCGCCGAACAGGAGGCGCTGCGTGCCCGCGCCGCCTGGCAGGATGCCGTCGACGCCGACAGTCAGGCGCGCAGCGTGCAGAGGGGCCTCACCGCGACCGTCGACTCCGCCGCTCACGCCCACGAGGCATCGGCCGAGCAGGCCGCCGAGTTCGAGGTGATCCGAGGTCTGGCCGACGCGCTCGCCGGCCGGTCAGGCAACACGCACAAGATGAACCTCGAGACGTTCGTGCTCGCGGCCGAGCTCGAAGAGATCGTCGCCGCCGCCAACCTGCGCCTGCAAGACATGTCCGACGGCCGCTACCAGCTGCGTCACTCCGACGCGCTCGCAGCGCGCGGCGCGGCATCCGGGCTCGGCATCGTCGTGTTCGACGCGTTCACCGGGCAGACGAGGCCCGCGAAGTCCCTCTCCGGGGGTGAGACGTTCCTGTCGTCGCTCGCGCTGGCGCTCGGGCTGGCCGAAGTCGTCACAGCCCGCGCGGGCGGCATCCGGCTCGACACGCTCTTCATCGACGAGGGATTCGGCTCGCTCGACGCCGACACGCTCGAGACGGCGATGCGCACGCTCGACGAGCTGCGCCAGGGCGGGCGCACCGTCGGGGTGATCAGCCACGTCGAGGCGATGCAGGAGCAGATTCCCGCTCAGCTCAGCGTGCGCACGCTGCCCGACGGGCACAGCGTCATCGATGCGCCGCGGCGATCGAGCTGA
- a CDS encoding exonuclease SbcCD subunit D: MRILHTSDWHIGRTFHGHSTLEALAEVLDALVAQVREHAVDVVIVAGDVFDSATPAASAYTLLDDALLALHETGATVVMTSGNHDSAARLGFHSRLLRDGIHVLTDPRAISTPVTVHDEHGPVHFFGIPYLEPAIVRQHWNDDERALRTQAQVMQHAMDLVREGMATNAGRSVAVAHCFAAGVEVTAGLEREVRQGGLDMVPLAGFDGPDYVALGHIHGRQQLSDRVRYSGAPLHYSFGEQHKQRGSWLVDLDADGLATVEWLDLPVPRALVTLTGPLDEILSDDNAARHFDDWVCAIYTDAVPQHEPMRRLRKRFPFCALVQHQPEGADVAHERSYTQRLRAAVSDADRIEAFLEHVRAGQGATDREAELIREVLDDRVRAEALV, encoded by the coding sequence ATGCGCATCCTGCACACCTCCGACTGGCACATCGGCCGCACGTTCCACGGGCATTCGACGCTCGAGGCGCTGGCCGAGGTGCTCGACGCGCTGGTCGCGCAGGTGCGTGAGCACGCGGTCGACGTGGTGATCGTCGCGGGCGATGTGTTCGATTCGGCCACGCCGGCAGCATCCGCGTACACGCTTCTCGACGACGCGCTGCTGGCACTGCATGAGACGGGCGCCACCGTCGTCATGACGAGCGGCAACCACGACTCCGCCGCCCGGCTGGGGTTCCACTCCCGTCTGCTGCGCGACGGCATCCACGTGCTCACCGATCCGCGCGCGATCTCGACCCCCGTCACCGTGCACGACGAGCACGGCCCGGTGCACTTCTTCGGCATCCCGTATCTCGAGCCGGCGATCGTGCGGCAGCACTGGAACGACGACGAGCGCGCGCTGCGCACCCAGGCGCAGGTGATGCAGCACGCCATGGATCTGGTGCGCGAGGGCATGGCGACCAACGCCGGTCGATCGGTCGCGGTCGCCCACTGCTTTGCCGCGGGCGTCGAGGTGACCGCAGGGCTCGAGCGCGAGGTGCGCCAGGGCGGTCTCGACATGGTGCCCCTGGCCGGCTTCGACGGCCCCGATTACGTGGCCCTCGGGCACATCCACGGCCGCCAGCAGCTGAGTGACCGGGTGCGTTACTCGGGCGCGCCGCTGCACTACAGCTTCGGCGAGCAGCACAAGCAGCGCGGCTCGTGGCTGGTCGACCTCGATGCCGATGGCCTCGCGACGGTGGAGTGGCTCGATCTGCCCGTACCGCGCGCCCTCGTGACTCTCACCGGGCCGCTCGACGAGATCCTCAGCGACGACAACGCCGCCCGTCACTTCGATGACTGGGTGTGCGCGATCTACACCGACGCCGTGCCGCAGCACGAGCCGATGCGGCGGCTGCGCAAGCGGTTCCCGTTCTGTGCGCTGGTGCAGCACCAGCCCGAGGGGGCGGATGTCGCCCACGAGCGCTCCTACACGCAGCGACTGCGCGCCGCGGTCAGCGACGCCGACCGCATCGAGGCGTTCCTCGAGCACGTGCGCGCTGGACAGGGAGCGACCGACCGCGAAGCCGAGCTGATCCGCGAGGTGCTCGATGACCGGGTGCGTGCCGAGGCGCTCGTCTGA
- the nadE gene encoding ammonia-dependent NAD(+) synthetase, whose product MTMQQQIIEDLGVKPEIDPAAENEKRIRFLVDYLRATGAKGFVLGISGGQDSTLAGRLAQLAVERVRAEGGEATFLAVRLPFRVQADAADAESAIDFVAADRSVTVNIQNGVDGLERDLEEGLGASISDFNRGNIKARMRMVVQYALGGHDGLLVIGTDHAAEAVTGFYTKFGDGAADLVPLAGLDKRQGRAMLKQLGAPEHLYTKVPTADLLDGMPGRSDEDELGLTYEQIDDYLEGREIEPAAAAIIEQKYLASRHKRHLPVAPADGWWR is encoded by the coding sequence ATGACCATGCAGCAGCAGATCATCGAAGACCTGGGCGTGAAGCCCGAGATCGACCCCGCGGCCGAGAACGAGAAGAGGATCAGATTCCTCGTCGACTACCTGCGCGCGACCGGCGCGAAGGGGTTCGTGCTCGGCATCTCCGGCGGCCAGGACTCGACCCTCGCCGGTCGGCTGGCGCAGCTCGCCGTCGAGCGGGTGCGAGCAGAGGGAGGCGAGGCGACGTTCCTCGCGGTGCGTCTGCCGTTCCGCGTGCAGGCGGATGCCGCGGACGCGGAATCGGCGATCGACTTCGTCGCGGCCGATCGCTCGGTCACGGTCAACATCCAGAACGGCGTCGACGGGCTCGAGCGCGACCTCGAGGAGGGGCTGGGGGCGAGCATCAGCGACTTCAACCGCGGAAACATCAAAGCCCGCATGCGGATGGTGGTGCAGTACGCGCTCGGAGGTCACGACGGGCTGCTCGTGATCGGCACCGACCATGCCGCCGAGGCGGTGACCGGCTTCTACACGAAGTTCGGCGACGGAGCGGCCGACCTCGTCCCGCTCGCCGGGCTCGACAAACGCCAGGGCCGTGCGATGCTCAAACAGCTCGGTGCCCCCGAGCACCTCTACACGAAGGTGCCCACCGCCGATCTGCTCGACGGCATGCCCGGGCGCTCCGACGAGGACGAGCTCGGCCTCACGTACGAGCAGATCGACGACTACCTCGAGGGCCGGGAGATCGAGCCGGCGGCCGCCGCGATCATCGAGCAGAAGTACCTCGCGTCCCGACACAAGCGGCATCTCCCCGTCGCTCCGGCCGACGGGTGGTGGCGCTGA